Genomic window (Lampris incognitus isolate fLamInc1 unplaced genomic scaffold, fLamInc1.hap2 scaffold_147, whole genome shotgun sequence):
GATGCTGGTCCAGAAATGGACGTAGCGTAGCCTCATTTTCTGCCTGATGTAGTTTTTGTCCATCTTGGAATTGATCTCAATAAACTTGTGTCCAGTACTGGTGAACTGAGGCCAAGTACAAGGTACATCCAGTCCTCCTTTGTTAGGGTCTCTGTTAAGATAAACGCAGAAAAGGATAAGCAATTTTGTCTCAATTCTCAAACAGAGAAAAGGTAGCCCTTTTCGTATAAGGTCCCCCATTGTCCCCATTCAGAGTTGCATTTCCTTGTCCTGACTTTCTTTTTCTCACCATTTGCAAAGTCTTTTTGTTAAAGTACTACGGTAAGCATACCCGGTTTTAGCAAAGTTGGTCCAATAGGCAATCATGTATCTCGAGACGTCCCGATGGCGGGGCCAGTATGCCAGCGGGGTGGTGAAGGGCTTTCCAAACACGTACTGCAGGTCATCAGCGTGGTCAGCTCCTACCCAGCTCGGGTAAGGCCTCCCCAGGCCAGCCATACGGTTGGGCTCGGAGAGCAGGTATGAGTAGGTGCGGCCTGACCTGGAGAAAAACAGACGAGTCCGTAATCACTTTCTCGTGCTTTTCTTTGatagtttgcaaagaagaattacaACTGCCGAGATGAATCGATGAATGAAAAATGAATTGATTTATTTTCTCATCCAAAATTTACTTCAACCTCCGAGAACAAGTTGTATGGCTTTTTTAAGTTCTGCACGATAGAGGGACTACTGAGTCCCGTTAAGCTAAATGGGTTATGATATgccggggggggggtctcatttCCACCCGTACTACCATTACACATTAAGGGAACTTTGGACAAACATGAACAAGAAGTGAAATGGTCAGCAGGGCAAATAGGAGCAATGACAGATTTTTGTCATAAGGCCTgagattttatatattttattattattatctgtatatttattattattatgaatttttatatattttattaagGAGCAATGCTTACaaacattaatatatatatatatatatatatatatatttatatatatatatttatttattttattttttttggaggggggggttcccctctttttcttcccagttgtacttggccaattacccaactcttccgagccgtcccggtcactgctccaccccttctgccaatccggggagggctgcagactaccacatgcctcctctgatatatgtggagtcaccagctgcttcttttcacctgacagtgagaagtttcaccagggggacgtaacacatgggaggatcacgttattaccccccagttccccctccctccttaacaggcgccccaaccaaccagaggaggcgctagtgcagtgaccaggacacatacccacatccggctccccacccgcagacacggccagtcgtgtctgtagggacgcccggctgagcaggaggtaacacggggattcgaaccggcgatccccgtgttggtaggcaacagaatagaccgctacactaccctgaGGCCCATAAACATGAATATTTGAtgcgaaaagaaaagaaaagtgatgtTCTCACTTGGCATTAGCAGCGTGCTGGTAGAGTGCGGCCTGGGTAGGAACAAGGAAGATGTAGTCCGTACCAATCTCCACCACCGTTCTTTTGACGGCCTCTTTGCTAGGCTTTGCCCCCCAGCTGGATGTGTACTGGCTGAACGCACTGTCCAGACCAGCCGTACCCTTACCCTCAGTATAGGCGCCGAGGAGCGCTTTAACGTCCTCCCTGCAATGTGAAAAACAATATCACAGGACGTTAAAAATGCTAACTGTCTTCCAAGAGACACCACAGACTCTGACAACCTGGCCTCTCAGAAAATATACCCTTGTGTTTATGCTCTTGTTGTCTCTGTAAAGAAAACAAAGAgaagtaaatggggggggggaatggtaAATGGACAacattttctagtctactgatcaCTCAAAGCCCTTTACGGTGTATGcctcctcacattcacacacacattcttacactgagggcggaggctgccatgcaaggtgccaacctgccccttaggagcagttaggggttcggtgtcttgctcaaggacacttcaatatGCTCTGTGGAGGGGCCGAGGATTGAACCAGCCACCTTTCAATTACCAGACCACTCGCTCTACCTCCTGTGCCCTGCCGCCCCAATGCCTGACTGCCTACTTTCTATTTTTGGATGGAAAGATTGCCAATTTGCAATGCTTATTTATGTCATGATGTTCGTGCAGGACTGCTTCGCTTGCACACCTGAGATTTATGATTTACTTGACCAGATAAAACTGAGGTACATCAACGTACATCATAGAAGAGTTCAAGATATACACTGAAAACAAGCATTCACTGTCTTTCTCTACAGGTGCTAATTGAAAATAGGGGTCCCTTTTACTCCAATGTTTCCAAACATTACCACCATAAACAAACCTCTTACAACACAGGAAATATTGGAAACTTAAATTAATTTAGTTATTTTTAGTGTTAGTCCTTTCCTTACTGTTAGACCTCTCGATCAATTTGTCTTTTGGTGGTAAGGTGAACTTCTTGTATATAGTTGAACTGAGGATTGTCcctttgcaggaaaaaaaaatagcCATTGTCCAGTAAATTTATTGACACTCACACAGCGGTGTTCACCAGGGGCCTGTTGATGGAGGGGACATCTACGCCGGTGAAGAGGTGTCCATCCATGTCATTGACACCAGCAATGTAGTCAACATCAGCAGCGTTGTGGAACAGCTTACCGGGCTCATCGGGGAGGAAGTCTCCATCGACCACAGCAGATAGGAGCAGGTTTTTAACAACGGGATCTACGGGAGGAGAAAATGTTTTTATGAATTCAAACAACAAAACAGCTAAAAGCAAAAATTGGTTGAACGCTTTACTCAGAAAAAGGCATATTAAAACAAAGGATAGCATATTTGTGATAACACCGataacgctgagggcggtctggcggcggcctagcCTGTGTTTCTGGTgtcgccgtgtggagtgcggggaggtgtgtcaaaggtgtctggctgggggagctggcactggatcggctaggggagcctggtctgctgcatccagtgggcccagggactgtggccctgcctggagctgcacccaaggaggaaacactgagggcggtctgacaggatgcggaagcagggtaggctaagctaaccgctagccaatacagaccggcagttccgacagtcatcctggcgttcgctctcgtggacagtgaaactttttttttagatatgtggccatgtgatggactggcagcttgtccagggtgtctccccgcctgcctcccaatgactgctgggataggctccagcatccctgtgacccttagagcaggataagcggtttggataatggacggatggatggatggatatatgtgtttttgcagtttttgtagatttttttgtagtttggatatatgtgttcttgtagtttggatatgtgtttttgtctttgtgttgcactgctgtgggctggggaaacaatatttattttcatttcatataaATAAATGTCCctaattcctgattcctgatagtgTGATACATTTCCAGGAGTGATATAAGCATGACAAATGCAGATCTCGGTATCTTTGGGACCAAAATTATAATAACAAATCTTTCTTATCGCTTTTGTGAGTTCGTGAAAAGATATTGTACTGCGtatttccagggggcgctgtctATCTAAAATAAATTGGGGAAACCTGATTAATGTCCTGCATTTGAACTTGAAATGGACTAATGAGAAATCCCAACAGGCGACCTTGCCTCACTCTCTGGTATGGTCATCATTCAGTAACCGGATGAAATAGTAATTTCTGCACGTGATGGGTCTAGCTTAGCCATTTCTTTTTCTGAAAATCAGCTACGAAGTCATTCATAAACTATACAAACTCTTTCTTAGCCCTTTCAAGCTACACTGGTATTATGCAAGCACTCACACTCTGGAGATCCTCTCATGTTGAGGGTGCCAGCTAAGGTGAGTGCAACAGGATCTGTCATTTTCAGACAGGCCATCATTTTGTCATCAGTCGGGCAGTTCAGCTTTCTAGCAACCTGGAGAGAGAAGATGAGGGGAAGCATGAGCACAAGACCTTATTTTCTGCCATGTGTGATTTAAAGGGCTGTTTGATGCATACCTCCTCTGCGTACTTGCGAGGATTTTTGTTGACAGCCCAGGGACAGAGAGCAACCCCGCTCTGGGAGATGGCTCTCTTGAATAATCCTTTGTTATGTGGGGTGAGAGTCTGTTTTGATGAATGGAGACAGTAATTATTAGAAAGCACTTCATGAAAACAGATGCTATATACTTTAATCAGTTAGCACCGCTGTTTAATTTGTGCCAGAACCTGAAGCAAATGGATCCGGCATCTCTTATTTTCCCCCCCACCTGCATTTTGGCACCAATTTGCAGGATTGCGGAGACCCCTCGTGGCAGCTAATTTTGCATGATAGGTAATCTGGTAGGCAACGTGGCGCTCATAGCATAACCATGTCACTCACAACTGTGAGCTTTTGCTTTTATCAAAGTGAATGTTGCGAATGCCtttctgcatgctcaataatccaggtaagaaaatcacagaaagttgaaccggtTCATCTGAGCATCTgaactgagagagaaacgtttcatcactcgtctaagtgacttcttcagtctcaacatgactgcaggtatccccacccttataaacgatacagctgcataacgaccgaaaccaacgatcggtttcatgtgcaaatatgggtgtgaccactaactagagttacaatggccatgtgtactattcacagaggatttgggcatggttgcaatcacagcattgtaaaatggcgactctttgacttcccgtccaaaccagcgttcctccctatcaaggatgtgcacatcctcatccttgaaagagtggccactggcctgcagatgggtgtagactgtggagtcccgttCCTGACACGTGTactcagatgtactcttagccaatCCCCACCCCCTCGATTCAGGGATGGTAACTTAAAGACATTTTGACCCATTTTggtgaggattgccttaaacttgtatgtGAATAAGAGTGAACAGAGCGTacaatggcagactacaggaaccacccgaGGTTCAGTTTCAGGTGCAGCTAGAGATTAGAGACAgtgattacacctaagagcctacAGATGAAATCGTCGGTCAAGGACCAGCAAAAtaacaagatcctccagaagaCACAGGACCAGCCGCTGAAGAAACGGGTGAGACAATCGATGCGTTGAAAGCCAACcccgatagcatccggatgtgggccacatcaggcaatgatgcggcgctGATGGCCTtcatctggccctgacaaaatggatgtgagcctgaagtggcccacatgtataatagcaaatatggcccaaatatgccgagtcaaatgtgggccttttttggcaaagacgcggcgctctcggcaacatgaaatctggatgtgaccctgaagtggcccgtgtggtaaatggtgaatatggcccaaatatcacaaaacaaatatgggccacctctggcaaatatgtggcacatgcggcattgccgtggcttggttctggcccagatctggcaaacaggtgtggaccgcccaagcgccatcattccacgcggtgtgtgggccagatgaagtgtcaGTTGTGGGaccggtccgggccacagcaagtttgctatctgggaaagaggagcagatccaacagagactcacaaCGCATccagatgagaccactttccaacatgtgattgagttcacagaTAAGGCTTGTCTAGCACAATATGGAAAGTTGAAAACCAGGCGGCAAAAGAAGTTTGACCCACTTGCTGCACGCCAGAAACATCAGTAGACAACGGACGGTGCCCTCAGCGACAAGAGATGGACGCCAGACACACGCCGGCGATGtagacaagtgggtgaagaatctgtctgacagacaactcacccatgcggagaaagacatccttgctaaaggGCTGGATTTTGCTGTCACGCCAAGGCAAAACAACATCGCtgagtttcagcctgcctcagcggtGCCAAGGCGCTGCCGTCCAGCATCAGTAGAGACGAGGGGAAAGCTCTCACctctctcagtaaggacaataacgtcaccatccttccagcagacataggcagatgcactgttgtattaaaccagacagactatcaagagaaagttatgacgttacttagcgacatgaatattcatgaggccctggtttacctaagatacatacaggatgtgccattacggcctatgattgattgattgatgaataTGTATGATTAACtattagtatgattaactcagtaacCTATAACATGTCTAAGTTTCATGCATCTATTCTTAAatcattggtaggcagtaatgaacatcacatgttCACACACTATGACTTTTTTTGATAAGGTGAGGGATATCATTATGGAGGTGAATGAaataatggtctcttatgatgtctgttttttttaaatttatttttagcccccccccatcccacccgattaacccaatggcatatggccggaactcttgtcaaataactcccctggctcacgtttccacaggaaggagatagtcgtaacaccagcttccttcaaactcgtgtcggctgctctcgctagtttacacgctgaagcctcgcgtggattgcattaccttgatttgcatatgaaactgatcgttggtgtcggtcgttatgcaactgtattgcctataaggttggggatgcctgcagtcagttgagactgaagaggtcacttagatgagtgatgaaatgtttctctcaataaatgttgtgttcagatgaactgattcaactttctgtaatgtTGCAAATGGTTTGGTAGTCCACT
Coding sequences:
- the LOC130132480 gene encoding bile salt-activated lipase-like yields the protein MKTLGMLVAVALLLGTASATSLRVVYTEGGMVEGENIRLGFRRHMDVFKGIPFADIPGRFEKPKRHPGWDGILKATEYRKRCLQLTLLQNDVRGSEDCLYLNIWVPHGRQVSVNLPVMVWIYGGGFLAGGSMGANFLDNYLYDGQEIADRGDVIVVTLGYRVGTLGFLSSGDASGPGNYGLWDQHAAIAWVHRNIRSFGGDPDNVTIFGESAGAASVSFQTLTPHNKGLFKRAISQSGVALCPWAVNKNPRKYAEEVARKLNCPTDDKMMACLKMTDPVALTLAGTLNMRGSPEYPVVKNLLLSAVVDGDFLPDEPGKLFHNAADVDYIAGVNDMDGHLFTGVDVPSINRPLVNTAVEDVKALLGAYTEGKGTAGLDSAFSQYTSSWGAKPSKEAVKRTVVEIGTDYIFLVPTQAALYQHAANAKSGRTYSYLLSEPNRMAGLGRPYPSWVGADHADDLQYVFGKPFTTPLAYWPRHRDVSRYMIAYWTNFAKTGDPNKGGLDVPCTWPQFTSTGHKFIEINSKMDKNYIRQKMRLRYVHFWTSILPSLPTVNSELTPCNS